From the genome of Papaver somniferum cultivar HN1 chromosome 2, ASM357369v1, whole genome shotgun sequence, one region includes:
- the LOC113347439 gene encoding uncharacterized protein LOC113347439 isoform X3 has protein sequence MASTLLSVNVLRSLFCVLGCLMTATLIYTIVTDGLPFRKELLIPWMTTTLIDFYIIVVAIAAWIAYKESNLISAVVWIILLVCLGSITTCAYVVVQLFKLSSQEVSQDPMYYVLVRYNSKDDIERKRKFSSVVAARIAFTALGCLMLGALIYTLLTDGSPFRTELLIPWTKALLVDFYIHIVAMSVWVIYKESSSLSAFIWIILFICLGSITVCTYIVIQLFQLSSQDPLYLVLLNSRSREGFKTLASSLSSSVGP, from the exons ATGGCGTCTACTTTGCTGTCTGTGAACGTCTTAAGAAGTCTGTTCTGTGTATTGGGTTGTTTAATGACAGCCACCTTAATCTATACTATTGTCACTGATGGTCTTCCATTCCGTAAAGAGCTTTTGATACC GTGGATGACAACAACCTTGATTGATTTCTATATTATTGTTGTAGCAATAGCG GCTTGGATTGCCTACAAGGAATCAAACTTGATCAGCGCAGTAGTGTGGATAATCCTATTAGTATGTTTGGGAAG CATAACTACATGTGCCTATGTTGTGGTGCAACTTTTCAAGTTGTCATCTCAAGAGGTTTCACAAGATCCCATGTATTACGTTTTGGTGCGCTATAACAGCAA GGATGATATAGAAAGAAAGAGGAAATTCTCTTCTGTGGTGGCTGCTAGGATTGCTTTCACGGCATTGGGTTGCTTGATGCTGGGAGCTCTGATCTACACTCTCTTAACTGATGGTAGTCCTTTTCGCACAGAGCTTTTGATACC TTGGACGAAAGCATTATTAGTTGATTTCTACATTCATATCGTGGCTATGTCg GTTTGGGTCATTTACAAAGAGTCAAGTTCACTAAGCGCATTCATTTGGATTATCCTTTTCATATGTTTGGGCAG CATTACTGTTTGCACGTACATCGTCATACAGCTGTTTCAGCTCTCATCCCAAGATCCACTCTACCTTGTTTTATTGAATAGTCGCAGCAG GGAGGGTTTTAAGACGTTAGCCAGTTCTTTATCTTCATCAGTCGGTCCTTGA
- the LOC113347439 gene encoding uncharacterized protein LOC113347439 isoform X1 gives MASTLLSVNVLRSLFCVLGCLMTATLIYTIVTDGLPFRKELLIPWMTTTLIDFYIIVVAIAAWIAYKESNLISAVVWIILLVCLGSITTCAYVVVQLFKLSSQEVSQDPMYYVLVRYNSNYFSRDDIERKRKFSSVVAARIAFTALGCLMLGALIYTLLTDGSPFRTELLIPWTKALLVDFYIHIVAMSVWVIYKESSSLSAFIWIILFICLGSITVCTYIVIQLFQLSSQDPLYLVLLNSRSREGFKTLASSLSSSVGP, from the exons ATGGCGTCTACTTTGCTGTCTGTGAACGTCTTAAGAAGTCTGTTCTGTGTATTGGGTTGTTTAATGACAGCCACCTTAATCTATACTATTGTCACTGATGGTCTTCCATTCCGTAAAGAGCTTTTGATACC GTGGATGACAACAACCTTGATTGATTTCTATATTATTGTTGTAGCAATAGCG GCTTGGATTGCCTACAAGGAATCAAACTTGATCAGCGCAGTAGTGTGGATAATCCTATTAGTATGTTTGGGAAG CATAACTACATGTGCCTATGTTGTGGTGCAACTTTTCAAGTTGTCATCTCAAGAGGTTTCACAAGATCCCATGTATTACGTTTTGGTGCGCTATAACAGCAA TTATTTTAGTAGGGATGATATAGAAAGAAAGAGGAAATTCTCTTCTGTGGTGGCTGCTAGGATTGCTTTCACGGCATTGGGTTGCTTGATGCTGGGAGCTCTGATCTACACTCTCTTAACTGATGGTAGTCCTTTTCGCACAGAGCTTTTGATACC TTGGACGAAAGCATTATTAGTTGATTTCTACATTCATATCGTGGCTATGTCg GTTTGGGTCATTTACAAAGAGTCAAGTTCACTAAGCGCATTCATTTGGATTATCCTTTTCATATGTTTGGGCAG CATTACTGTTTGCACGTACATCGTCATACAGCTGTTTCAGCTCTCATCCCAAGATCCACTCTACCTTGTTTTATTGAATAGTCGCAGCAG GGAGGGTTTTAAGACGTTAGCCAGTTCTTTATCTTCATCAGTCGGTCCTTGA
- the LOC113347439 gene encoding uncharacterized protein LOC113347439 isoform X2 → MASTLLSVNVLRSLFCVLGCLMTATLIYTIVTDGLPFRKELLIPWMTTTLIDFYIIVVAIAAWIAYKESNLISAVVWIILLVCLGSITTCAYVVVQLFKLSSQEVSQDPMYYVLVRYNSNRDDIERKRKFSSVVAARIAFTALGCLMLGALIYTLLTDGSPFRTELLIPWTKALLVDFYIHIVAMSVWVIYKESSSLSAFIWIILFICLGSITVCTYIVIQLFQLSSQDPLYLVLLNSRSREGFKTLASSLSSSVGP, encoded by the exons ATGGCGTCTACTTTGCTGTCTGTGAACGTCTTAAGAAGTCTGTTCTGTGTATTGGGTTGTTTAATGACAGCCACCTTAATCTATACTATTGTCACTGATGGTCTTCCATTCCGTAAAGAGCTTTTGATACC GTGGATGACAACAACCTTGATTGATTTCTATATTATTGTTGTAGCAATAGCG GCTTGGATTGCCTACAAGGAATCAAACTTGATCAGCGCAGTAGTGTGGATAATCCTATTAGTATGTTTGGGAAG CATAACTACATGTGCCTATGTTGTGGTGCAACTTTTCAAGTTGTCATCTCAAGAGGTTTCACAAGATCCCATGTATTACGTTTTGGTGCGCTATAACAGCAA TAGGGATGATATAGAAAGAAAGAGGAAATTCTCTTCTGTGGTGGCTGCTAGGATTGCTTTCACGGCATTGGGTTGCTTGATGCTGGGAGCTCTGATCTACACTCTCTTAACTGATGGTAGTCCTTTTCGCACAGAGCTTTTGATACC TTGGACGAAAGCATTATTAGTTGATTTCTACATTCATATCGTGGCTATGTCg GTTTGGGTCATTTACAAAGAGTCAAGTTCACTAAGCGCATTCATTTGGATTATCCTTTTCATATGTTTGGGCAG CATTACTGTTTGCACGTACATCGTCATACAGCTGTTTCAGCTCTCATCCCAAGATCCACTCTACCTTGTTTTATTGAATAGTCGCAGCAG GGAGGGTTTTAAGACGTTAGCCAGTTCTTTATCTTCATCAGTCGGTCCTTGA